One Thunnus albacares chromosome 12, fThuAlb1.1, whole genome shotgun sequence genomic region harbors:
- the ubxn7 gene encoding UBX domain-containing protein 7 → MRHIYVVVCGGKMAALGDTSAPGVNGLIQQFTAITGATESVGKHMLEACNNNLEMAVTMFLDGGGIAEEPSTSSSSTASSSRAPPSDEVRAPIPQKQDILVEPEPLFGVPKRRRPARSIFDGFRDFQTETIRQEQELRNGGTVDKKLSTLADLFRPPIELMHKGSFETAKDCGQMENKWLMINIQNVQDFACQCLNRDVWSNDAVKTIIREHFIFWQVYHDSEEGQRYIQFYKLNKFPYISILDPRTGQKMVEWNQLDVASFLEQASGFLAEHGQLDGPSCHAPPAKRARSESLIDASEDSQLEAAIRASLQETHYESSNVPDAPDSPRSDDDSDAEPFSDSEGPISVDGSDSEMPEPQEEKSSASKHTPAPPATSAQQRLHPDNSSSCHRKSPYKENNHNHKKEESKKNHLEPSAAVPRHPPPDTDSVGNSCTATAESAGPSKISTTKTCDVDCPDDNGPKARLMLRYPDGQREQISLSSKAKLLALVRHVQSKGYPNERFELVTNFPRRKLAHLDYDITLQEAGLCPQETVFVQERN, encoded by the exons ATGCGCCacatttatgttgttgtttgtggcGGTAAGATGGCGGCGCTCGGAGACACCTCAGCTCCGGGGGTGAACGGGTTAATACAACAATTCACAGCAATAACAg GGGCCACAGAGAGTGTTGGAAAACATATGTTGGAAGCATGCAACAACAACCTGGAGATGGCAGTCACCATGTTTCTGGATGGAGGCGGGATAGCAGAGGAGCCCAGCACCAGCTCTAGTTCGACAGCTTCGAGCAGCAGAGCTCCCCCCTCAGA TGAAGTTCGAGCGCCCATTCCCCAGAAGCAGGACATACTGGTTGAACCAGAACCGCTGTTTGGAG TGCCAAAGCGAAGAAGACCTGCTCGATCTATATTTGATGGCTTCAGGGACTTCCAGACAGAAACAA TCCGCCAGGAACAGGAGCTGCGTAACGGTGGCACGGTGGATAAGAAACTGAGCACCCTGGCAGACCTTTTCCGTCCTCCCATTGAGCTCATGCACAAAGGCAGCTTTGAGACG GCAAAAGACTGCGGCCAAATGGAGAACAAGTGGTTAATGATCAACATTCAAAATGTTCAGGACTTTGCCTGCCAGTGCCTGAACAGAGACGTGTGGAGTAACGATGCAGTGAAGACCATCATCAGAGAACACTTCATATTCTGGCAG gTATATCATGACAGTGAAGAGGGACAAAGATACATCCAGTTCTATAAACTGAACAAGTTTCCCTATATTTCCATCCTCGACCCCCGTACAG GTCAGAAAATGGTGGAGTGGAACCAGCTGGATGTGGCATCGTTCTTGGAGCAGGCGTCTGGCTTCCTGGCAGAGCACGGGCAGCTCGACGGACCGTCCTGTCACGCACCCCCTGCCAAACGAGCTCGCTCT GAGAGTCTGATTGATGCCAGTGAAGACAGTCAGCTGGAGGCAGCAATCCGAGCCTCCCTACAGGAGACCCACTATGAGTCCTCAAATGTCCCTGACGCCCCAGATTCCCCGCGATCAGATGACGACTCTGATGCAGAGCCTTTCTCTGACAGCGAGGGTCCCATCTCTGTGGATGGCTCGGACAGTGAAATGCCAGAACCCCAGGAAGAGAAAAGTTCTGCCAGCAAACACACCCCAGCCCCTCCCGCCACTTCGGCTCAGCAACGTCTTCACCCCGATAATTCGTCTTCTTGCCACAGAAAGTCTCCCTACAAAGAAAACAACCACAATCACAAGAAAGAGGAGAGCAAAAAGAACCACCTGGAGCCCTCAGCTGCCGTTCCTCGTCATCCTCCGCCTGACACAGATTCTGTGGGGAACTCCTGTACAGCAACAGCTGAAAGCGCGGGGCCTTCGAAAATCAGCACCACCAAAACCTGTGACGTAGACTGCCCTGATGACAACG GTCCCAAGGCCAGATTGATGCTCCGTTACCCAGATGGACAGAGAGAACAAATTTCCTTGTCTTCTAAAGCAAAACTTTTG GCACTGGTAAGACACGTCCAGTCCAAGGGCTACCCTAACGAACGCTTCGAACTTGTCACCAACTTTCCCAGAAGGAAGCTCGCCCACTTGGACTATGACATCACACTGCAGGAGGCGGGGCTTTGTCCACAGGAGACTGTATTTGTGCAGGAGAGGAACTAG
- the tfa gene encoding transferrin-a — MKPLLLLALLGCIASVFAAPAEKVRWCVKSDQELLKCRQLAAKAPAFSCVKKESTIDCIIAIKATEADAITLDGGDIYTAGLHNYDLQPIIAEDYGPSSDTCYYAVAVVKKGTGFGLRDLQGKKSCHTGLGKSAGWNMPIGTLVSLGILQWAGVEDKPVEEAVSSFFQASCAPGATRGSKLCQLCKGDCSRSHKEPYYDYGGAFQCLVEDAGEVAFVKHLTVPESEKAHYELLCKDGTRAPIDSYSTCHLAKVPAHAVVTRRDQQLADLIWTSLSSVEGFELFSSADYAPAKNLIFKDSTVKLVQLPPGTDSFLYLGADYMSVVRSLKKEQTPGASSSAIKWCAVGHAETAKCDTWSISSMGEDGTAIECQSGSSVEECLKKIMRKDADAMAVDGGQVFTAGKCGLVPAMVEQYDQAQCSASSPAAASSYFAVAVVKKGSGVTWETLQGKRSCHTGIGRTAGWNIPMGLIQERTQDCDFTKFFSSGCAPGAEPTSPFCSQCAGSGKAVGDESKCKASADEQYYGYAGAFRCLVEDAGDVAFIKHTIVPENSDGSGPAWARDVKSADYELICPGKGPVPISEYASCHLSIVPAHAVVTRPESHSDVVRILQDQQTKFGISGSDASFRMFQSDGGKNLLFKDSTKCLQVIQAGTSYVQFLGAMYMEAMGALRKCPDTASDLEKSCTFHSCQQKK, encoded by the exons ATGAAGCCTCTCCTCCTACTGGCGCTGCTCGGCTGCATCG CCTCGGTGTTCGCGGCCCCTGCTGAAAAGGTGAGATGGTGCGTCAAGTCCGACCAAGAATTACTGAAATGTCGGCAGCTCGCAGCCAAAGCTCCTGCTTTCTCCTGCGTGAAGAAAGAAAGCACCATCGACTGCATCATTGCAATTAAG GCTACTGAAGCAGATGCCATCACTTTGGACGGTGGCGACATCTACACAGCTGGACTGCACAACTATGACCTGCAGCCCATTATTGCTGAGGACTACGGTCCCT CTTCGGACACCTGTTACTATGCCGTTGCCGTGGTGAAGAAGGGCACTGGATTTGGCCTCAGAGACCTCCAGGGAAAGAAATCCTGCCACACTGGCTTGGGAAAATCTGCAGGCTGGAACATGCCAATAGGAACTCTGGTGTCCTTGGGTATACTGCAATGGGCAGGCGTTGAGGACAAACCAGTGGAGGAGG CGGTGAGCAGCTTCTTCCAGGCTAGCTGCGCCCCGGGGGCCACAAGAGGCTCCAAATTGTGCCAACTGTGCAAGGGAGACTGCTCCAGGTCCCACAAGGAGCCTTACTATGACTACGGCGGTGCCTTCCA GTGCCTGGTAGAAGACGCTGGAGAGGTGGCTTTTGTGAAGCATCTCACTGTACCTG AGTCTGAAAAGGCCCACTACGAGCTGCTGTGCAAGGATGGCACCAGAGCACCCATCGACAGCTACAGCACCTGCCACCTGGCCAAAGTACCAGCTCATGCTGTTGTCACCCGCAGGGATCAACAGCTGGCCGATTTAATCTGGACAAGCCTCAGCTCAGTGGAG GGCTTTGAGCTCTTCTCATCTGCCGACTATGCGCCTGCCAAGAACCTGATTTTCAAGGACTCAACTGTGAAGCTGGTGCAGCTGCCCCCAGGCACAGACTCCTTCCTGTATTTGGGCGCCGATTACATGAGCGTTGTCCGTTCCCTCAAGAAAG AGCAGACCCCAGGCGCTTCATCCTCTGCCATTAAATGGTGCGCTGTGGGTCACGCTGAGACGGCAAAGTGTGACACGTGGAGTATCAGCAGTATGGGGGAAGACGGCACCGCCATTGAATGCCAGAGTGGCTCCTCAGTTGAAGAGTGTCTGAAGAAGATTATG CGTAAAGACGCTGATGCAATGGCAGTGGATGGAGGACAAGTGTTCACAGCTGGGAAGTGCGGTCTGGTTCCTGCTATGGTGGAGCAGTATGATCAAG cACAATGCAGTGCCTCAAGCCCCGCTGCAG CTTCCTCTTactttgctgttgctgttgtgaaGAAGGGCTCGGGTGTGACTTGGGAAACCCTGCAGGGCAAGAGGTCTTGCCACACTGGCATCGGCAGAACAGCTGGCTGGAACATCCCCATGGGTCTAATCCAAGAAAGGACTCAAGACTGTGACTTCA CTAAGTTCTTCAGTAGCGGCTGCGCCCCCGGAGCAGAACCCACCTCTCCATTCTGTTCTCAGTGTGCCGGGAGTGGCAAAGCTGTGGGAGATGAGTCCAAGTGCAAAGCCAGTGCTGACGAGCAGTACTACGGCTATGCTGGGGCCTTTAG ATGTCTTGTTGAGGATGCCGGCGATGTTGCCTTCATCAAACACACAATCGTTCCAGAAAACAGTGATG GTTCTGGTCCAGCATGGGCTCGTGACGTGAAGTCTGCTGACTATGAGCTGATCTGCCCTGGGAAGGGTCCAGTTCCAATCAGTGAATACGCCTCTTGCCACCTGTCTATCGTGCCAGCACATGCTGTGGTAACACGTCCAGAAAGCCACAGTGACGTTGTCCGCATTCTCCAGGACCAGCAG ACCAAGTTTGGTATCAGTGGCAGTGACGCTTCATTCAGAATGTTCCAGTCCGATGGAGGAAAAAACCTCCTCTTCAAGGACTCCACTAAGTGTCTCCAGGTGATTCAAGCTGGAACATCATATGTCCAGTTCTTGGGAGCTATGTACATGGAAGCCATGGGTGCGCTCAGGAAGTGCCCTGACACCGCCTCAG ATCTGGAGAAATCTTGCACTTTCCATTCCTGTCAGCAAAAAAAATAG